A window of Corvus hawaiiensis isolate bCorHaw1 chromosome 17, bCorHaw1.pri.cur, whole genome shotgun sequence contains these coding sequences:
- the FITM2 gene encoding acyl-coenzyme A diphosphatase FITM2 encodes MERLERSGRWLRVALARGRVRRPLPALLLAIAVLGSALKDGGLVPDTPLQNKRNPLNVYFVKVAWAWTLWLLLPFIALTTYQLARRQFRYGRTKSALLVLRRLSALLVGTAVWYLCTELFVYVENLTGECSIQGKPGQPRRLYASKRECRQDSGVWNGFDISGHCFLLSYCAMMILEEVAVLEALSMDHSSKLRVVVNVLFVSLCSLTVIWVFMFLCTALYFHDFSQKLLGVLIGLSAWYGTYRFWYLKPFSPGLPLPNISLSSKKYSYSR; translated from the exons aTGGAGCGGCTGGAGCGGAGCGGGCGCTGGCTGCGGGTCGCCCTGGCCCGGGGGCGGGTgcgccgccccctccccgcgctGCTGCTCGCCATCGCCGTCCTCGGCTCCGCGCTCAAGGACGGCGGCCTGGTGCCCGATACGCCGCTGCAGAACAAGCGCAACCCGCTCAACGT ATACTTCGTGAAGGTGGCCTGGGCTTGGacgctgtggctgctgctgcccttcatCGCCCTCACCACGTACCAGCTGGCCCGGAGGCAGTTCCGGTACGGCCGCACCAAGAGCGCGCTGCTGGTGCTGCGGCGCCTGAGCGCGCTGCTGGTGGGCACGGCCGTGTGGTACCTGTGCACCGAGCTCTTCGTGTACGTGGAGAACCTCACCGGGGAGTGCTCCATCCAGGGCAAACCCGGCCAGCCCCGCCGGCTCTACGCCTCCAAGCGGGAGTGCCGCCAGGACAGCGGCGTCTGGAACGGCTTCGACATCTCGGGGCACTGCTTCCTGCTCTCGTACTGTGCCATGATgatcctggaggaggtggctgtgctggaagcGCTGTCCATGGACCACAGCTCCAAGCTGCGTGTGGTGGTCAACGTCCTGTTTGTTTCCCTGTGTTCCCTCACCGTGATCTGGGTGTTCATGTTCCTCTGTACTGCGCTGTATTTCCATGACTTCAGCCAAAAGCTTCTTGGTGTGCTGATAGGTCTGTCAGCTTGGTATGGGACATACAGATTTTGGtatttaaagcccttttctcctggacTACCTCTTCCAAATATATCTTTGAGTTCAAAGAAATACAGCTATAGCAGATAA